In one window of Thalassococcus arenae DNA:
- a CDS encoding adenine phosphoribosyltransferase — MKSVKDYIRTIVDFPHEGILFRDVTTLFADPRGFRMAVDQLLHPYAGMRFDKVVGLEARGFILGGAVAHQLSAGFVPIRKKGKLPGAVISEDYQLEYGEAVVEIHDDAIKAGEKILMVDDLLATGGTAEAGIKLVERLGGEIIGCAFVIDLPDLGGRKKLEAMGMDVHALCAFDGL, encoded by the coding sequence ATGAAATCCGTCAAGGACTATATTCGCACCATCGTCGACTTCCCGCATGAAGGGATCCTGTTTCGCGATGTCACAACGCTTTTCGCCGATCCACGCGGCTTCCGCATGGCGGTCGACCAGCTGCTGCACCCCTATGCCGGGATGCGCTTCGACAAGGTCGTGGGCCTCGAGGCGCGCGGTTTCATCCTGGGCGGCGCGGTGGCGCATCAGCTTTCGGCCGGTTTCGTGCCCATCCGCAAGAAGGGCAAGCTGCCAGGCGCGGTGATTTCCGAAGACTACCAGCTCGAATATGGCGAGGCGGTCGTCGAGATCCACGACGACGCCATCAAGGCCGGCGAAAAGATCCTGATGGTCGACGACCTGCTGGCCACCGGCGGCACCGCCGAGGCGGGCATCAAGCTGGTCGAACGGCTGGGCGGCGAAATCATCGGCTGCGCCTTCGTCATCGACCTGCCCGATCTGGGCGGCCGGAAAAAGCTCGAGGCGATGGGCATGGATGTCCATGCGCTCTGCGCCTTCGACGGACTCTGA
- a CDS encoding LysE family translocator has protein sequence MAFDLWLAFVAASTLLLLIPGPTVLLVLSYALSKGRSVALASAAGVATGDLIAMSLSLAGLGALVATSAMLFTVLKWVGAAYLVWLGIKLIRSAPTHGLSLPQATITSRGVYAHNAAVTALNPKSIAFFIAFVPQFVDGQRPLLPQFAILTATFVTLAALNALAYALAADRLRRWVQRPAPLTWMTRAGGATLIGMGLLTATLRRPA, from the coding sequence TTGGCCTTCGATCTCTGGCTCGCCTTCGTTGCCGCCTCGACACTGCTTCTGCTGATCCCCGGCCCCACGGTTCTGCTGGTGCTGAGCTATGCGCTGAGCAAGGGCCGGTCGGTGGCGCTGGCCTCGGCGGCCGGGGTGGCCACGGGCGATCTGATCGCGATGAGCCTGTCGCTGGCGGGTCTCGGCGCGCTGGTGGCGACGTCGGCCATGTTGTTCACGGTGCTGAAATGGGTCGGCGCCGCCTACCTGGTCTGGCTGGGGATCAAGCTGATCCGATCGGCGCCGACGCATGGCCTGTCGCTGCCACAGGCGACGATCACCAGCCGCGGCGTCTATGCCCACAACGCCGCCGTCACCGCGCTCAACCCCAAAAGCATCGCCTTCTTCATCGCCTTCGTGCCGCAATTCGTCGACGGCCAGCGCCCGCTGCTGCCGCAATTCGCGATCCTGACCGCAACCTTCGTGACGCTCGCGGCGCTGAACGCGCTGGCCTATGCGCTGGCCGCCGACAGGCTGCGCCGATGGGTCCAACGCCCCGCCCCGCTGACCTGGATGACCCGCGCGGGCGGCGCCACGCTGATCGGCATGGGCCTGCTCACCGCCACGCTTCGGAGACCTGCATGA
- a CDS encoding S-methyl-5'-thioadenosine phosphorylase, whose translation MTQTMIGVIGGSGIYDIDGLDGAEWRDVDSPWGAPSDQILTGTLDGVPMAFLPRHGRGHVHSPTTVPYRANIDALKRLGVTDVISVSACGSFREAMAPGDFVVVDQFIDRTFAREKSFFGTGCVAHVSVAHPTCPRLGDACFTAARDAGITIHKGGTYLAMEGPQFSTLAESRMYREHWGADVIGMTNMPEAKLAREAELCYASIAMVTDYDSWHPDHGEVDVTEIIRTLMGNADKGREMVRRLPALLGADRAPCPHGCDRALEFAILTAPEARDAALMARLDAVAGRVLSA comes from the coding sequence ATGACCCAAACCATGATCGGAGTGATCGGCGGATCGGGCATTTACGACATCGACGGGCTGGACGGCGCGGAATGGCGCGACGTGGACAGCCCCTGGGGCGCGCCGTCCGACCAGATCCTGACCGGCACGCTGGACGGCGTGCCGATGGCCTTTCTGCCCCGTCACGGCCGGGGTCATGTCCACAGCCCGACCACCGTGCCCTATCGCGCCAATATCGACGCGCTGAAACGGCTGGGCGTGACGGATGTCATCAGCGTCTCGGCCTGCGGGTCGTTCCGCGAGGCAATGGCGCCCGGCGATTTCGTCGTCGTCGACCAGTTCATCGACCGCACCTTTGCGCGGGAAAAGTCGTTCTTCGGCACGGGCTGCGTCGCCCATGTCAGCGTCGCCCATCCGACCTGCCCGCGCCTCGGTGACGCCTGTTTCACCGCAGCACGGGACGCCGGCATCACGATCCACAAGGGCGGCACCTATCTGGCGATGGAGGGCCCGCAATTCTCGACCCTGGCGGAATCGAGGATGTACCGAGAACACTGGGGCGCCGACGTGATCGGCATGACCAACATGCCCGAGGCCAAGCTCGCCCGCGAGGCCGAGCTTTGTTATGCCTCGATCGCCATGGTCACCGATTACGACAGCTGGCACCCCGACCATGGCGAAGTCGACGTGACCGAGATCATCAGGACGCTGATGGGCAATGCCGACAAGGGCCGCGAGATGGTCCGGCGCCTGCCCGCCCTGCTGGGGGCCGACCGTGCCCCCTGCCCGCATGGCTGCGACCGCGCGCTGGAATTCGCGATCCTGACCGCGCCCGAAGCCCGCGATGCTGCGCTGATGGCGCGGCTCGACGCGGTGGCGGGTCGGGTGCTCAGCGCTTGA
- a CDS encoding SulP family inorganic anion transporter has translation MPRALLASFANRLAIPDLSLMPDEKLTPSRIRIELLAGLTVALALVPEAVAFAFVAGVHPLVGLYAAFLVGLVTALIGGRPGMISGATGALAVVMVSLVAQHGVEYLFATVVLMGAIQVFVGLMQWGKFIRLVPHPVMLGFVNGLAIVIFLAQLAQFKVPGTVENTGHGMGGGEWLSGLPLALMLGLTALTMAIIWVMPRITRIVPAPLAGIAVVAGLVIAFGLEVPRVGDLASIAGGLPSFHMPVVPPTLETFQIILPYAVILAAIGLIESLLTLNLVGEMTGKRGGASQECLAQGAANLLTGFFGGMGGCAMIGQSMINVKSGARTRVAGIAAALFLLVFILFAAPLIELIPLAALVGVMFMVVIGTFAWNSLTILRKVPRIDAFVILLVTVVTVMEDLAVAVVVGVIVSALAYAWNNAKRIHAVTRESRTAQGAKVYEIKGPLFFGSSDGFVELFDVAGDPDTVIVDFADSRVVDQSALQAIEAVAARYEAEGKQIQLRHLSRDCHKLLSRAGHLMVDSDDDPDYALAVDYGVRTGILGGH, from the coding sequence ATGCCCCGCGCCCTGCTGGCGAGCTTCGCCAATCGCCTTGCCATTCCCGACCTGAGCCTGATGCCCGACGAAAAACTGACGCCGTCGCGCATCCGGATCGAACTGCTGGCCGGTCTGACCGTGGCGCTGGCGCTGGTGCCCGAAGCGGTGGCCTTTGCCTTTGTCGCCGGAGTGCATCCGCTGGTAGGCCTTTACGCGGCCTTCCTGGTCGGCCTGGTGACGGCGCTGATCGGCGGGCGGCCGGGGATGATCTCGGGCGCCACCGGTGCGCTGGCGGTGGTCATGGTGTCGCTGGTGGCCCAGCACGGGGTGGAATACCTGTTCGCCACCGTCGTCCTGATGGGCGCGATCCAGGTTTTCGTCGGGCTGATGCAATGGGGCAAATTCATCCGGCTGGTACCGCATCCGGTGATGCTGGGCTTCGTCAACGGGCTGGCCATCGTGATTTTTCTGGCGCAGCTGGCGCAGTTCAAGGTGCCGGGCACCGTGGAAAACACCGGCCACGGCATGGGCGGGGGCGAATGGCTGTCGGGCCTGCCGCTGGCGCTGATGCTGGGGCTGACGGCGCTGACCATGGCGATCATCTGGGTGATGCCGCGCATCACCCGCATCGTGCCGGCGCCACTGGCGGGGATCGCCGTCGTGGCCGGGCTGGTCATCGCCTTCGGGCTTGAAGTGCCGCGCGTCGGCGATCTGGCCTCCATCGCAGGGGGGCTGCCATCCTTTCACATGCCCGTGGTGCCGCCGACACTCGAAACCTTCCAGATCATCCTGCCCTATGCGGTGATCCTGGCCGCCATCGGCCTGATCGAATCGCTGCTGACGCTGAACCTGGTGGGCGAGATGACCGGCAAGCGCGGCGGCGCCAGCCAGGAATGCCTGGCCCAGGGTGCGGCCAACCTGTTGACCGGGTTCTTCGGCGGCATGGGTGGTTGCGCGATGATCGGCCAGTCGATGATAAACGTGAAATCCGGTGCCCGCACACGGGTGGCGGGGATCGCGGCGGCGCTGTTCCTGCTGGTCTTCATCCTGTTCGCCGCGCCGCTGATCGAACTGATTCCGCTGGCCGCGCTGGTGGGGGTGATGTTCATGGTGGTCATCGGCACGTTTGCCTGGAATTCGCTGACCATCCTGCGCAAGGTGCCGCGCATTGATGCATTCGTCATCCTGCTGGTCACCGTGGTCACGGTGATGGAGGACCTGGCCGTTGCCGTTGTCGTGGGGGTGATCGTCTCGGCGCTGGCCTATGCCTGGAACAACGCCAAGCGCATCCACGCCGTGACCCGCGAATCCCGCACCGCGCAGGGCGCCAAGGTCTACGAGATCAAGGGGCCGCTGTTCTTCGGGTCAAGCGACGGCTTTGTCGAGTTGTTCGACGTGGCGGGCGACCCCGACACGGTGATCGTCGATTTCGCCGACAGCCGGGTGGTCGACCAGTCGGCCCTGCAGGCCATCGAGGCGGTCGCGGCGCGATACGAGGCCGAGGGCAAGCAGATCCAGCTGCGCCACCTGTCCCGGGACTGCCACAAGCTGCTGTCGCGCGCCGGCCACCTGATGGTCGACAGCGACGACGACCCCGATTACGCGCTGGCGGTGGATTACGGCGTGCGGACCGGTATCCTGGGCGGGCATTGA
- a CDS encoding class I SAM-dependent methyltransferase, with protein MTPDHVAINRDVWDEDAANWVAFGERLWAAQTPEWGSWGAPEAALGMLPEPMEGLDAIELGCGTGYVAGWMARRGARVTAVDVSARQLATARRLAAEHGADITFVEGNAEATGLPEQSFDFAISEYGAAIWCPPGLWLREAWRLLRPGGRLVFLGNHPLVLICSPADGAPCDTALHRPYRGMWGADWTGVEIDPSGVNFNLTFADWMALFAKIGFVVERYHEVYAPEDAVGVRGSVPADWAKHYPFEQVWHLQKTG; from the coding sequence ATGACGCCTGACCATGTCGCCATCAACCGCGACGTCTGGGACGAAGACGCCGCCAATTGGGTCGCCTTCGGCGAACGGCTCTGGGCGGCCCAGACGCCGGAATGGGGCAGTTGGGGTGCGCCGGAGGCCGCGCTCGGGATGCTTCCCGAGCCGATGGAGGGTCTTGACGCGATCGAGTTGGGCTGCGGCACGGGATATGTCGCCGGCTGGATGGCGCGCCGCGGCGCGCGGGTCACGGCGGTCGACGTCTCGGCCAGGCAGTTGGCGACGGCCCGCAGATTGGCTGCCGAACACGGCGCCGACATCACCTTTGTCGAAGGCAACGCAGAAGCGACCGGGCTGCCAGAACAAAGCTTCGACTTTGCCATCAGCGAATACGGTGCGGCGATCTGGTGCCCGCCCGGGCTTTGGCTGCGCGAGGCCTGGCGCCTTTTGCGGCCGGGCGGGCGGCTGGTTTTTCTCGGCAACCATCCCCTGGTGCTGATCTGTTCACCCGCAGATGGCGCGCCCTGCGACACCGCGCTTCACCGCCCCTATCGCGGCATGTGGGGCGCGGATTGGACCGGGGTCGAGATCGATCCGAGCGGTGTGAACTTCAACCTGACCTTCGCCGACTGGATGGCGCTGTTTGCCAAGATCGGTTTTGTGGTCGAGCGCTATCACGAGGTTTATGCCCCCGAAGACGCGGTCGGCGTGCGTGGTTCGGTCCCGGCGGACTGGGCCAAGCACTATCCGTTTGAACAGGTCTGGCACTTGCAAAAAACCGGCTGA
- a CDS encoding flavin reductase family protein, protein MFYRPEDGHGLPHNPFNAIVTPRPIGWISTRGADGQDNLAPYSFFNAVAYVPPQVMFASTSTKPDRGDTKDSVANIRETGVFCVNVVEYAMKDVMNHSSGPWPREVDEFDKAGIVRAECETIACSRVAQAPANLECRLTQIVQLPGDANFAVFGQVTGVHMRDDCLKDGMFDVLAFNPLARMGYRDYSVVREVFELKRPGE, encoded by the coding sequence ATGTTCTATCGCCCCGAGGACGGCCACGGCCTGCCGCACAACCCGTTCAACGCCATCGTGACGCCGCGGCCCATCGGCTGGATCTCGACCCGCGGCGCGGACGGGCAGGACAACCTGGCGCCGTATTCCTTCTTCAACGCCGTGGCCTATGTGCCGCCGCAGGTGATGTTCGCCTCGACCAGCACCAAGCCCGACCGCGGCGACACCAAGGACAGCGTCGCCAATATCCGCGAGACCGGCGTGTTCTGCGTGAACGTCGTGGAATACGCAATGAAGGACGTGATGAACCACAGTTCCGGCCCCTGGCCGCGCGAGGTCGACGAGTTCGACAAGGCCGGGATCGTGCGGGCCGAGTGCGAAACCATCGCCTGTTCGCGTGTGGCACAGGCCCCCGCGAACCTGGAATGTCGGCTGACGCAGATCGTGCAATTGCCGGGCGACGCGAATTTCGCGGTCTTCGGCCAAGTCACCGGCGTTCATATGCGCGACGATTGCCTGAAGGACGGGATGTTCGATGTGCTGGCCTTCAACCCCTTGGCGCGGATGGGGTACCGCGACTATTCGGTCGTCCGAGAGGTGTTCGAATTGAAACGACCGGGCGAGTGA
- a CDS encoding GNAT family N-acetyltransferase codes for MTRATGICNDRCGGQGLFTLSRETPEDWWEVEALFDTCFLPGRQLLSSYQLRDGVEPVSELCYVARDPMGILGGAIRYWPVRIGPHWSLLLGPIAVHPVSHGAGLGSALMRQSLADASDAGWERVLLVGDLPYYHRFGFRKLDGVEMPPPTNPDRVLGLALVPGAWDGVSGKVQKANGTLP; via the coding sequence TTGACCCGTGCTACGGGCATTTGCAACGATAGATGCGGGGGGCAAGGGCTGTTCACGCTGTCACGAGAAACGCCCGAGGATTGGTGGGAGGTCGAGGCACTGTTCGACACCTGCTTTCTTCCGGGCCGCCAGTTGTTGTCCTCCTACCAGCTGCGCGATGGCGTCGAGCCGGTTTCCGAGCTGTGCTATGTCGCGCGTGATCCGATGGGAATCCTGGGCGGTGCAATCCGCTATTGGCCGGTGCGGATCGGCCCGCATTGGTCCTTGCTGCTGGGCCCGATCGCGGTTCACCCGGTGTCGCATGGCGCGGGGCTGGGGTCGGCGCTGATGCGGCAAAGCCTGGCGGATGCGTCCGATGCGGGCTGGGAACGGGTGCTGCTGGTGGGTGATCTTCCTTATTACCACCGCTTCGGTTTTCGCAAGCTGGACGGGGTCGAGATGCCGCCGCCGACCAATCCTGACCGCGTTCTGGGGCTGGCGCTGGTGCCTGGCGCCTGGGACGGCGTCTCGGGCAAGGTGCAAAAGGCCAACGGCACGCTGCCTTGA
- a CDS encoding EcsC family protein translates to MPPTDLVTLDVTRDIALLARRHRAARSVGMQVLNLIGGRAENLLERLPDPVKDQLETATSRALEGALRAAQASRGVIPDQKGWLNTAVTTAMGAMGGAGGLPTALAELPVTTTVLLRAIQGIAAEHGFDPDDPAIQKEALSVFASAGPLADDDGADMAFLTARITLTGATVHGLIARIAPRLATVLGQKLAAQTVPIIGAAAGAATNYAYTSYYQSMAHVHFGLFALAERSGQTREALGAALRDEIRRQIR, encoded by the coding sequence ATGCCGCCAACCGATCTGGTGACGCTCGACGTGACCCGCGACATCGCCTTGCTGGCCAGGCGCCACCGCGCCGCGCGGTCGGTCGGAATGCAAGTGCTGAACCTGATCGGCGGCCGTGCCGAGAACCTGCTGGAGCGGCTGCCCGACCCGGTCAAGGATCAGCTGGAAACCGCCACCAGCCGTGCGCTGGAAGGCGCGCTGCGCGCCGCGCAGGCATCGCGCGGCGTGATCCCGGACCAGAAAGGCTGGCTCAACACCGCGGTGACGACGGCGATGGGCGCGATGGGCGGAGCCGGGGGCCTGCCGACGGCGCTGGCGGAATTGCCGGTCACGACCACCGTTTTGTTGCGCGCGATCCAGGGCATCGCGGCCGAGCACGGTTTCGACCCCGACGATCCGGCGATCCAGAAAGAGGCGCTGAGCGTCTTCGCCTCGGCCGGGCCGCTGGCCGATGACGACGGCGCGGACATGGCGTTTCTGACGGCCCGCATCACCCTGACCGGCGCAACGGTGCATGGCCTGATCGCGCGCATCGCACCGCGATTGGCCACGGTGTTGGGTCAAAAGCTTGCTGCGCAGACCGTCCCGATCATCGGCGCCGCCGCCGGGGCCGCGACGAATTATGCCTATACCAGCTACTACCAGTCCATGGCGCATGTGCATTTCGGCCTGTTCGCCCTGGCCGAACGCAGCGGCCAGACCCGCGAGGCGCTGGGCGCCGCCCTGCGCGACGAGATCCGGCGCCAGATCCGCTAA
- the ptsP gene encoding phosphoenolpyruvate--protein phosphotransferase, translating into MTNGLESESRKLLGRLRDTMAEEAAGQARLDKITHLTADSMGTEVCSIYLFRDPETLELCATQGLKQEAVHQTRMKLGEGLVGRVARSGKTVNTADAPAERGFRYMPETGEEIYSSFLGVPIQRLGEKLGVMVVQSKQQRKFTDDEVYALEVVAMVLAEMTELGAFVGEGAALKARHTQPALFRGATGQEGTAMGRVWLHEPRVVVTNLVADDPDRERARLQEAVDQLRVSVDEMLAGASGDSEQMQVLEAYRMFANSKGWMRRMDEDIARGLSAEAAVEKEQSVARARMAQATDAYLRDRLHDLDDLSNRLLRILTGQGSQTGAEMPDDPILVARNIGPGELLEYGRKLRGVVLEEGSVGSHAAIVARALAIPLVIHAERITNEALNGDRIMVDGDQGIVHLRPDDSVATAFQDKIAMQAKAQERYASIRETPCVTGCGTRVQLLMNAGLMADLPSLESSGAEGVGLFRTELQFLIRNQMPKRTELAALYARVLDAAKGKRVVFRTLDIGSDKVLPYMKPQDEPNPALGWRAIRVGLDKPGVLRMQLQALLRAADGRPLSVMFPFVAQHEEFQRARWEMEKTIAREKRLGHTVPERLEIGAMLETPSLAFASRRFFEEVEFLSIGGNDLKQFFFAADRENERVRRRYDTLNVSFLSFLENIVARCGDTDTQLSFCGEDAGRPLEALCLAAIGIHTLSMRPASIGPVKSLLMRADLGAVKAAIDDARERGEQSVRDAVTDYLRGIG; encoded by the coding sequence ATGACCAACGGTCTGGAAAGCGAAAGCCGCAAGCTGCTTGGACGGCTGCGCGACACGATGGCCGAAGAGGCCGCGGGTCAGGCGCGGCTGGACAAGATCACCCATCTGACCGCGGATTCGATGGGCACCGAGGTGTGCTCGATCTATTTGTTCCGTGACCCTGAAACGCTGGAATTGTGCGCCACGCAGGGTCTCAAGCAGGAAGCCGTGCACCAGACCCGGATGAAGCTGGGCGAAGGCCTGGTCGGCCGGGTCGCGCGCAGCGGCAAGACGGTCAACACCGCCGACGCACCCGCCGAGCGCGGCTTCCGCTACATGCCCGAAACCGGCGAAGAGATCTATTCGAGCTTTCTCGGCGTGCCGATCCAGCGGCTGGGGGAAAAGCTGGGCGTGATGGTCGTGCAGTCGAAACAGCAGCGCAAGTTCACCGATGACGAGGTTTACGCGCTGGAAGTCGTGGCCATGGTGCTGGCCGAGATGACCGAACTGGGTGCGTTCGTCGGCGAAGGCGCGGCGCTGAAGGCGCGCCATACCCAGCCGGCGCTGTTCCGGGGCGCAACCGGCCAGGAGGGCACGGCGATGGGCCGGGTCTGGCTGCATGAACCGCGCGTGGTGGTCACCAACCTGGTGGCCGACGACCCCGACCGCGAACGCGCCCGGTTGCAGGAAGCGGTCGACCAGCTGCGCGTCAGCGTCGACGAGATGCTGGCCGGCGCTTCGGGTGACAGCGAACAGATGCAAGTGCTGGAAGCTTACCGGATGTTCGCCAATTCCAAGGGCTGGATGCGCCGGATGGACGAGGATATCGCCCGCGGCCTGTCGGCCGAAGCGGCGGTTGAAAAGGAACAATCCGTCGCGCGTGCCCGCATGGCCCAGGCCACCGACGCCTATTTGCGTGACCGGCTGCACGACCTCGACGATCTCTCCAACCGGTTGCTGCGCATCCTGACCGGCCAAGGCAGCCAGACCGGTGCCGAGATGCCCGACGACCCGATCCTGGTGGCGCGCAATATCGGCCCGGGCGAACTGCTGGAATACGGCCGCAAGCTGAGGGGCGTGGTGCTGGAGGAAGGCTCGGTCGGCAGCCATGCCGCCATCGTCGCGCGCGCGTTGGCGATTCCGCTGGTCATCCATGCCGAACGGATCACCAACGAGGCGCTGAACGGCGATCGGATCATGGTCGACGGCGATCAGGGCATCGTGCACCTGCGACCCGATGACAGCGTGGCGACGGCGTTTCAGGACAAAATCGCGATGCAGGCCAAGGCGCAGGAGCGCTATGCATCGATCCGCGAGACACCCTGCGTCACCGGCTGCGGGACACGCGTACAGCTTTTGATGAATGCCGGGCTGATGGCCGATCTGCCGTCGCTGGAAAGTTCGGGCGCCGAGGGCGTCGGCCTGTTCCGGACCGAGTTGCAATTCCTGATCCGCAACCAGATGCCCAAGCGCACCGAACTGGCGGCGCTTTATGCGCGTGTGCTGGATGCGGCCAAGGGCAAGCGCGTTGTCTTCCGCACGCTCGACATCGGCTCGGACAAGGTGCTGCCCTACATGAAACCGCAGGACGAGCCCAACCCGGCGCTTGGCTGGCGGGCGATCCGTGTCGGGCTGGACAAGCCCGGTGTGCTGCGGATGCAGTTGCAGGCGCTGCTGCGCGCCGCCGATGGCCGGCCGTTGTCGGTGATGTTCCCCTTCGTCGCGCAGCACGAAGAATTCCAGCGCGCCCGCTGGGAGATGGAAAAGACCATCGCCCGCGAAAAGCGCCTGGGCCACACGGTGCCCGAGAGGCTCGAGATCGGCGCGATGCTGGAGACCCCCAGCCTGGCCTTCGCCAGCCGGCGGTTCTTTGAAGAGGTCGAGTTCCTGTCCATCGGCGGCAACGATCTGAAACAGTTCTTTTTTGCCGCGGACCGGGAAAACGAACGGGTCCGGCGCCGCTATGACACGCTGAATGTCAGTTTCCTGTCGTTTCTCGAAAACATCGTCGCCCGGTGCGGCGATACCGATACGCAACTCAGTTTCTGCGGCGAGGATGCGGGCCGCCCGCTCGAGGCGCTATGCCTGGCGGCCATCGGCATCCATACGCTGTCGATGCGTCCGGCGTCGATCGGGCCGGTCAAGAGCCTGCTGATGCGGGCCGATCTGGGCGCCGTGAAAGCGGCGATCGACGATGCGCGCGAGCGTGGCGAACAATCGGTCCGCGACGCCGTAACCGATTACCTGCGCGGAATCGGCTAG
- a CDS encoding GFA family protein → MDHRAECYCGEVALVVEGDPVLQCFCHCRSCRRWSGQPVTACLLWPEDRVRFVRGRERMLRFSITEHPEGGKFSCRTCGGAICTFLPKTRLYDVFHGVLVDFDFRPAMHINYAERVLSMPDGLPKFRDMPERSGGTGTLIGE, encoded by the coding sequence TTGGACCATCGGGCAGAATGCTACTGCGGCGAGGTCGCTCTTGTCGTCGAGGGTGATCCCGTCCTGCAGTGTTTCTGCCACTGCCGCTCTTGCCGGCGCTGGTCGGGCCAGCCGGTCACCGCCTGCCTGCTTTGGCCCGAAGACCGTGTGCGGTTCGTTCGGGGCAGGGAACGGATGCTGAGGTTTTCCATCACGGAGCACCCCGAGGGCGGCAAGTTCAGTTGCAGGACATGCGGTGGCGCGATCTGCACGTTTCTGCCGAAGACCCGTTTGTACGATGTCTTTCACGGTGTCTTGGTCGATTTCGATTTCCGCCCGGCGATGCACATCAACTACGCCGAACGCGTGCTCTCGATGCCGGACGGATTGCCCAAGTTCCGCGACATGCCGGAAAGGTCCGGCGGAACCGGAACGCTGATCGGCGAATGA
- a CDS encoding aspartate kinase yields MPVLVMKFGGTSVATLDRIRRAAKRVGVEVAKGYDVIVIVSAMAGETNKLVGYVDETSPLYDAREYDAVVSSGENVTAGLMALTLQEMDIPARSWQGWQVPVQTTSAHASARIEAIPADNISAKFAAGMKVAVVAGFQGVSPEGRITTLGRGGSDTTAVAFAAAFGAERCDIYTDVDGVYTTDPRICEKARKLDRIAFEEMLELASLGAKVLQTRSVELAMRYKVRLRVLSSFEEQSDEAGTLVCDEEDIMESNVVAGVAYSRDEAKMTLASVADRPGIAAAIFGPLADAGVNVDMIVQNISEEGRTDMTFSCPVGQVKRAEKAMADAKAAGSINFHDVIVDEGVAKVSVVGIGMRSHAGVAAKMFKVLAGEGINIKVITTSEIKISVLIDRKYMELAVQALHDAFELEKAG; encoded by the coding sequence ATGCCTGTTTTGGTGATGAAATTCGGCGGCACGTCCGTCGCCACGCTGGACCGCATCCGCCGCGCCGCCAAGCGCGTGGGCGTCGAGGTCGCCAAGGGATACGACGTGATCGTCATCGTTTCCGCCATGGCGGGTGAGACCAACAAGCTGGTGGGCTATGTCGACGAGACATCGCCGCTGTATGACGCGCGCGAATACGACGCCGTCGTCAGTTCCGGTGAGAACGTCACCGCCGGGCTGATGGCGTTGACGCTGCAGGAGATGGATATTCCCGCGCGCAGCTGGCAGGGCTGGCAGGTTCCGGTGCAGACCACCTCGGCCCATGCCTCGGCCCGGATCGAGGCGATCCCGGCGGACAACATATCCGCCAAGTTCGCCGCCGGCATGAAGGTGGCCGTGGTCGCCGGGTTCCAGGGCGTCAGCCCCGAGGGCCGGATCACGACGCTGGGCCGCGGCGGATCGGACACCACGGCCGTCGCATTCGCGGCCGCTTTCGGTGCCGAACGCTGCGACATCTACACCGACGTGGACGGCGTCTATACCACCGATCCGCGGATCTGCGAAAAGGCGCGCAAGCTGGACCGGATCGCGTTCGAGGAAATGCTGGAGCTGGCCAGCCTGGGCGCCAAGGTGCTGCAGACGCGGTCGGTGGAACTGGCGATGCGCTACAAGGTCAGGCTGCGGGTGCTGAGCAGCTTCGAGGAACAGTCGGACGAAGCCGGAACGCTCGTCTGCGACGAGGAGGACATCATGGAAAGCAATGTCGTGGCCGGTGTGGCCTATTCCCGCGACGAGGCGAAGATGACGCTGGCCTCGGTCGCCGACCGTCCCGGCATCGCCGCGGCGATCTTCGGCCCGCTGGCCGACGCGGGTGTGAACGTGGACATGATCGTGCAGAACATCTCGGAAGAGGGCCGCACCGACATGACGTTTTCCTGCCCCGTGGGCCAGGTAAAGCGCGCCGAAAAGGCGATGGCCGATGCCAAGGCCGCCGGTTCGATCAACTTTCACGACGTGATCGTAGACGAAGGCGTGGCCAAGGTTTCGGTGGTCGGAATCGGGATGCGGTCGCATGCCGGCGTCGCCGCCAAGATGTTCAAGGTGCTGGCCGGCGAGGGCATCAACATCAAGGTCATCACCACCTCCGAGATCAAGATCTCGGTGCTGATCGACCGGAAATACATGGAACTGGCGGTGCAGGCGCTGCACGACGCGTTCGAGCTGGAAAAAGCCGGCTGA